TAGTCCAAATTTAGCAATCGCCCACGTTGATTTCACgtagtaataattataactaCATGGTGTTTTAAATAAATTCGACACGTAAATTTGTCAGATAgtccacccacacatacacaaatacgcacatacatacatacataaatacacacacacacacacacacacacacacagacagacacagacacacacagacacacacacacacacacacacacacatatatatatatatatatgtctagggCAGCAAACCTTTACAAATTtcgtggcctagcatgtataaaaagtcaataaacgacatattattcaatataaaatagtgtacatttaaacacgaGAGAAATTACCTATAACAGGCAATTTCTACACACTAGCAGACAGTCAAAACGACCTAGGACCACAAAATttaagcaatttcaaagggaatgaaaaataaaacttttatcttatttttaacgGTTGGACCTATAAGTTTCGAATTtttatagtaaataaaataatttactaggcAAATTCTCTTCAGTAACCAGCCGTCAAAGATTAACTTATAATTATGAGACAAATCGCACGTGTCTCATCgttatatgttatttttttcaaaccGTGAAagcaaggtaaaagtttttattttttcttcccattgaaatgttttactttgtgGTTTTCGGTCGTTTTTGACTGTCTTCTAGCGTGTAGAAGTTGCCTGTTATTGGTAATTTcccttgtgtttaaatgtacactattttactattttatatatatatagttgaagtttataagaaaacaaaagacgaagacaggtgtatgaacaacaagcaagtgtatcaGTTTGGCGCCCGCAAAAAtgtaaaagtcttttacgtttcgagcctatgctagAGAGAATGGTTACTAGGATGCAAAGACACACTCATATGAATAACAGTGATTCATCAGTTCTACTTATCAACTTTGATTTAGCGAATGTATTTTCGCTCCCTCGTACCAATGTTCGCTCTGCttattacaagagaaaactcaacACTTATAATCTTATAGCTTGGGTTGAGCAAACTAGAAAAACATATAATGGAATTCCGGAAGAGTCTACTTCAGGTAGAAATCCAAATGATTTAGCCAGTGTAGTTATCCATACTCTTAAACAAATCTTAATAGCCAGTCCAATGGCATGTTCATTAACTCTTTGATTTGATTCTTTTGTGGCCCAGAATCGCAATAAAAAATCTAACCTTATGCACTTCAGCATTTCTTAGAGAGAACAGTACCCAGTATATCACATACATATTGTGAGTCTGGGCATTGAAATATAGAGGATATTGACAATTTACGCTCTTGCATTGAAAGACATCTGAATGGTTTGGACATACATTTATCTGTATCTCTTATACCTCTGTTAAAACAATTCTCACCAACTAATTTGCCGATATATGTAGATTTAATGTCTGACTATGAAttttatgattacaaaacttACAGTCATAGTGGAAATTATACTGGAGCCGTGTATTTTAGTGCTAATGAGATTACATATAAAAAACTCTAATCTTTATAGATTTGCAATTAGAAACTTGCTAACCCTAGAAGCTGAAAAATCAATTATGAATCTGTTAAAGAAAGTGTCATTGAGAAAAAACGTAAGTCAAGCCACTAACAACCCCAAAAAACTTCCGATGCTGTGCTAATATCAGGAAGGAGAAAACAGATTTGAATTTATTGCTCATACATATGGATGGTGATGATTACACCATCATGCCCTCACTTGTTACAAAAGCACTGTCCCAAGTAAGACAGAtagcaaaataaaacatttttattaacaaataatctacttcattttttctTGCTCTAATATGcagtcaaatattcttttctattctaggcacaagacccgaaattttgggggagggagccagttcattacaccgaccccagtacacaactggtacttagtttaacgaccccgaaaggatgaaaggtaaagttgacctccgcggaatttgaactcggagcgcaaagacagacgaaacaccgctaagcatttcgcccggcgtgctaacgtttcttatttctttattgcccacaagcggctaaacatagaagggacaaacaaggacagacaaagagattaagtcgattacatcgactccagtgcgtaactggtacttaatttatcgaccccgaaaggatgaaaggcaaagtcaacctcggcggaatttcacctcagaacgcaaagacagacgaaataccgctaagcatttcgcccggtgtgctaacgtttctgccagcttaccgccttgtAAGCAGTCAACTATCGAAAATATTTACTTGACTTTAGCTTAGCTGTAGCgtattacataattatttcaatGTTATTGAAATCTTTCAATGTTATTAATTGCGGTGTCAGGAGtgtgaaaatatattagatattaggTGTCAAGGCAAAAAATTGTTAATAGTTGGTCCCATGTACTTTGCCGTTCACTGTTGAGGTTTTGTTAATGAGGCATCAATGTATTCAAAGAGACTGTGCAGACATGAAACACTCCTCATGCTCTCGCAAGCGGAAATTTGTTCCACTTctatgaaagtatgtgtatgaTGGTTTGTGATTTATCCATCATAGAAAATTAACAGTATGCATTTACTAAAAGGTGTCACTAtcttacatttcatatttttttgacATTATAACTTAGGGTTTGAAGCTATAAGACTTAATAAATTATTCTGAGCAAGTAAATTATTTAAGCTGTACATTATAAAACCGGGGTATGCTATAAAATGAAAACCTGGTGTGTCAGAAAAGAATGGATGCcatatttgaaatcagtatcaCAAAATTAACCGaagtcagcaaaaaaaaaaaaaaaatcctgttagCCAGTGTTAGTTATTCTGCATTGTACACCATTTAATTACCCATAGGATACTTCATAGACAACATTATAAATGACATTATAAATCTCTGACATAGCTGTTGTTCTGAAAGTTTACTGTAACGCGCTCTCAACACGTCACGCCACTTCAGTCcctttttaatttttctcctcCTTCCACATAGTTTTCTATGTCAATGAACAATAACCAAATGGGTTTATCTAGAACGCAGAGCTAGTGATATACCTTCAACATACATGACATCTGAGCCGTAAAGTCACCTTACAATCCATGCATTTATCTTTATAGTCCCTTTGGTGGTATAaactgaaacaatgaaacaaataacaaacgaAGCGtgtgatgaaatgaaataagaaagtaGAAACGATTCAAGCATTAAATattaaggaagagagaaagtaatTGGAGACGGGAAAACGGGGTTTTGGTTGTGACATTAAACAGCatttaaatcattaataaatatcaaatgaaatttttttttctggttttattgACTGAATTACTACAAATCCCAGTGTACAgttatgaaactatatatatatatatatatatatatatatatatatatatatNNNNNNNNNNNNNNNNNNNNNNNNNNNNNNNNNNNNNNNNNNNNNNNNNNNNNNNNNNNNNNNNNNNNNNNNNNNNNNNNNNNNNNNNNNNNNNNNNNNNNNNNNNNNNNNNNNNNNNNNNNNtatatataacaattgcagcgtagaaggtggttaaaagccatttaagaaacacgcaaaaaccgttagattcacatCAACATTTaacttgccaaaatattttcgtcgctttgagaccgcgaactgttcactaacaaaattccgtgctgttTCAGCtgcaaagctgcggtcatgctagaaCACCACCGTTGACTGAGCTATACCATtgtttgaaacctcctctgatatgtagCATTTAGTCAATGAGGGAGTTTCATGCTGCTaccttcatgtttgttttctggCGTGAGTTAGGCTCGTCTGGAACCCGTAataggaagagatccagttttgtttttaagacacttacatccacaccatgcaggtctttcaggcattttggaaggactTTAATGAGCTGTAGGCCCTTGAAGatcaagctgttgcagtatctggtcctgtattttgatagcgatgctgggatctttggcattatgccgtgGCACCCCGTTCTGCAGTTTGAGTAACTTTCAatccaaagtttggtacaaggccttctaggattttccaaaTGTATATCATTGCATGTATCTCTCGCCTTCGTTccagggagaagagttttaattctttcagtctttcccaatagctgaTACGTTGCATCGAGATGATTTTTTTAGTATAGTttcgttggattgcttcgagttccgccGTGGAATTTTTATTTTGTGGTGTCCATAATTTGGAGTAATAGTCTAAACGGCTGAGAACGTATGTCCTCCAAAGGATCAtcaatgtctccttttctcttgttttgaaagttcggaGGATCCAGCCAGGCAGCCGTCTGCATTTTGTTATCAAATTGGTAATATGCacttggaaagatgcatcattgcccatgtcaatgcccaggtcacgcactgattttgattcatgGATTTCAATTCCTCCTGGGCCAGTATATCCTGTCTGCATGTCGTTTAGCTTTGTGTGCTGGTAGCGTAGAGCCCGGAATTTttctgcattaaactgcatgttttcGTCAGCCCACCTATATATTGCGTCTAACTCTCGTTGCAGATGTGCTatatttccaggattttgtattgtctgggaaacttttgtgtcatctgcatagcaATTGTGGCTATCTGAGCAGCCGAGGGCATCTCTGAGAGGGCCAATATGAACAGCAGTGGCCCCAAGACAGTGCCTTGTGGAACATTACTTGCTTTTTGTGTTTCCTTGGAGGTAGttccattggccactactgcctgacgtCTATCCTTTAGAAAGTTGTGCAGCCATTCTCCAAGTTTCCCGCATGTGCCGAGATCGCGCAATTTGTGACATGTcataccatggtcaactttatcaaaggcttttgcaaagtcgagatatatcacatccacgcTTGAGTCACTCAGCTGTTCCAACACCCAGTCGTAGTGTTGCAGGAGCCGCGTCTGACATCCACAGCTTGTCTAGAAATTCGTTGTTTCCGTTTATGTTTTCCGTAATTTGTTGACAGAATTCTAATCGCAATTGGTGATCGTTCTCCTTCAGTTCTTCAATGATTTGCAGCTTGTTCGGATGAAATTTTAAGTCAAAATGGAGAATTCGTCGAACACTCTTATGAGCCAACCTTACTGTTCTTGCTTGTTTATGAGCTGAACGCTGTGGGTTCCGCAAGACAGAAACGCGTAGAGCCTCAATATTCTGTGGCGCTTTTTGTTCAAcgtgtcgatttttttttttaagaactgATCCAGTTCCTTCAGAAATATTGAAAGTGCAagggaaaattagaaaaaaaaaactgcttaaaTATGATCAAATGTTCAAGCGAAATTCAATATGGAAAACGTTTCACGGACATAGACTGTAATAGAAGTTCAAATGCTCGAAGAATTTTATAACAGTCATACGTTATTGAAAGTTCAGTAACATTGAGTTATATTAGCAATTAAATACGATGGATTTTATAAGCGTaaagccaaaaaataaaaaagatgaaaaaagttattttctttttacaatttccCTCGTAATGCATGAAGGAGGAATCTTTGTCACTAGTTTTACTGGTAAGAGCTTGAATAGTCTTAAGCTGCAAGTGCTTTGTATGTACAGGTTTTTAAGGTAAAGATCAACTACAGATTGGTTGTTAATTTAATGGTGTCACTTATTTATGTCCTCCTGCGGTTTCTAGTATTTTTACTGACCAACTGCCTGAATATATTCTGGTCAAATATTTTGGTTTGACTAGTAGAAATTCCGTACACTGGTTGGCTGATTTCGTTTTTATCAAAAGTCTTGGTAACTCATTTTTTTCTAACGGTCGCCCGGTTGACTGAATCCCTTAAGAAGCCAATGGTCTCGGTCAGCACAATgttcaattgtttttttcttcttcttcgggTGCTACGGTTTtgtcaagaaaaaaaatctaattggTTAAGCCTAGGGTGACGTCGTCAACTGGAGTTTGAGAAGATGCAAGGTGTTATTGTACAGTTAATGTTTCCAATCCCAGGGGCAGCTCGGTATTAAACTTTGatttatgtttgttgtttcttGTCGTTTTTCATGAATAAATTGAGTTTTCTCATCCTGGTGTGTTGTTTAGTGTGTTTACTTGCGGTTTATATTCCCTCATAAACTTATTTCCCTATTTCAATCGGAATTGGGTTAAAGTGTTTCTGGTGCATTGATATTGATGTAACATTTGGTATTTGATATTTGGTCCTGGAGTACTGGTCTTGATGTTTACTATCGGGAATTTTCATAGATGTGGTATCATAAATCTGTTGACGATGTACCGTCATTCGGTCTCTGAAAAGCAAGCTCGTTTGGCCTTTGTAATCGCTTGGCCGCTACAGAATGTGCAAAAACGGCAGACATCAGATAATTATGAAAATCAAGAAAAACACTTTGACATACTTAAAACTTTACCGTATATATCAACACACCAACGAAAAAGCATGGAAGCATACAAGATGATCCATATGAATATACCCCTTTTGACGGAGGACCTGAAAATGATAAAAACCACTagaaacataaaattttaaaactaccACACATTTTAAGGCTCAGATACATTTTCAATCCCCAAACCAACcttcccatgtatatatatatatatatatatatatatatatatatatatatNNNNNNNNNNNNNNNNNNNNNNNNNNNNNNNNNNNNNNNNNNNNNNNNNNNNNNNNNNNNNNNNNNNNNNNNNNNNNNNNNNNNNNNNNNNNNNNNNNNNNNNNNNNNNNNNNNNNNNNNNNNNNNNNNNNNNNNNNNNNNNNNNNNNNNNNNNNNNNNNNNNNNNNNNNNNNNNNNNNNNNNNNNNNNNNNNNNNNNNNNNNNNNNNNNNNNNNNNNNNNNNNNNNNNNNNNNNNNNNNNNNNNNNNNNNNNNNNNNNNNNNNNNNNNNNNNNNNNNNNNNNNNNNNNNNNNNNNNNNNNNNNNNNNNNNNNNNagcctcgggccgaccaaagccttgtgagtggatttggtagacggaaactgaaagaagcccatcgtatatatgtatatatatatgtatgtgtgtgtatatgtttgtgtgtctgtgtttggtcccccccccccacatcgcttgacaaccgattctggtgtgtttacgtccccgtaacttagcggttcggcaaaagagaccgatagaacaagtactaggcatccaaagaataagtcctgggatcgatttgttcgactaaaggtggtgctccagcatggccgcggtcaaatgactgaaacaaggaaaagagtaaaagagtgtgtgtgaagaTCGGCTGCTAAAcagtttctgtctctcaaattTACTCATAAAGCATTTGCTTGATCCGAGatctacagtagaaaacacataCCCATAGTGCCGTGCGGTGAGACTGAGCTAGAAACCTCGTGGCTGCAAGACAAGCTTTTAACTATAGAGTCATGCTTGCGACTATGCTAGAATTTCAGTttcttctttatctctttatctggatcaccgcctttagtcgagcaaatcgtcctcaggacttattctttggaagcctagtacttattctttcggtctcttttgccgaaccgctaagttacggggacgtaaacacaccaccatcggttgtcgagtgatgttggggggacagacacagacacacaaacgtatacacacacatacatacatacatatatatatatatatatacgacgggcttctttcagttttcgtctaccaaatccactcacaaggctttggtcggcccgaggctatagtaaaagacacttgtccaaggtaccgcgcagtgggaatgaacccggaaccatgtggttagtaagcaagctacttaccacacacccactcctgcgcctatacacacgcacacaaatacattatttacatttgacggatatttttcctcatcttgtttgttgttaactcttaaatatagaactgtctttCCCAGATACTTTCATTATGTACTTTACTATATTAATTCTTAACAGATATTGTCTATATGTTATTCCATCGTTTGTTCATGCATACGATTCGGTTAAAGTTATTCTTGTCTTCGATACGTCGAAGTGGgcaattccatatatatatattttttttagccTTTTATCCATTTTACACTGTTTATTGTGTAACATACAATTCAGGCATTATATCTAGAGCCTCGTACGAAATAAGTAAATATTGTAGTGTTGTGTATATTGTGCTACATGAAGTAAACACAGAAAGTTTTGTATAATGCACTGCTTTCTATGGAATTAACATGACAGGCGTTGTTTAAATTACTTTGCggaaataaataaagcattttgaTATACATAagatgagttcaaatcctactgagatgAACTTTGCCTTACATACATTCAacgtcgatgaaataaagtaccagttaagtactcgGTGATTGgtatcgacttaccccctctacTCAAAATGATTAATCTCTCGCCTGAATTAGaagccattatatatttttcagcaatttatgttagtgattcttggggccctgtactgcatatactttatacagtacgatattctgtttttatatgtacgtacagtacactatacctataaaaaaaaatacgtacccTATGAATATTCGTTTAACGACGAATTTGCATAACGACGGGGCTGTTGGAACGTAACTCGGTCGTTAAATGAGGGCAGCCTGTAGAGTAATTTCGAAAtttagaaaaagagaagaaacctGTAAACAGAACATGTTTATCTAACAGCGACAGGTTGGTATTTTATACTTATCAGGTCTCATTTAACTTTAACGTAGTCAAATAGTACATTCTCTCTGTAAGTATCGATAATCATTCATAATATGACGTTGTGCGGTAAATACACAGACGTAGTTCCTTTTAATATCTGTTATGGAATCGTTATATGTTTAGgaatcatttataatatattggtttcaaattttggcacaaggccagtaatttcggattACTAAGTCGAATACATTGACTCCCCctcccccagtgcttaactgctacttattttatagacagcaaaagaatgaaaggcaaaggcaaaggcaaagtcaatcctggctgcattcgaactcaaaacgtaaagacagacggattGTCACTAAGAACTTTGCCCGGCGCGCTGATGAGTCTACCAGCTAGCCGCCTTACTCAGAGAAAGCCTAGCGACGTATGATTATGTTTCTTTACATTTGATTCCAAACGAGATGAACATTACATTTTCTCTCtggaattaaagaaataaattatcattCAAGCAATTATGCTCTACCTCAATATATTTGCTACTGTACTTCAGTTAGAATCCAATACGAACTACACGGATTGTTACACTCAGtgaaatctttatattttatcatggTAGAATGAGTTTCgagagagaaatttggctgcaaaTTCTACGAGGACTCCTACGTAGGCTTATCTGGTTGGCTTGTGAACAAAGAACAATTTAATATAAGTTTAATTAGCACAAAAGTAATTAGGTGTAGTAATGTAAAATATGAAACAGTCATATATATTAGATGTAACAGGTGGAATAAAATATCGATATCAACTCGACTATAATATTCAAAGAGCTGTCATATCTATTCATAAAACAAACATctagaatatttaataaaagacatggctgtgtactaaaaagcttgcttcctaaccacgtggttccaagTTGAGTCCCACttgcgtagcaccttaggcaagtgcatTTTACTATAACATCGGGCCgaacagccttgtgagtggatttcatagatggaacctgaaagaagcttgtcgtgtgtgtatatatNNNNNNNNNNgaggaatatattattttgtttaaaagagttccaacactgtctgttttttatgttttatttatattcctgcagaaccaatgtggggtatagaatatggaatatacaatatataacataaaataaaataaaataaaaatggatggcaccatgaaataaagtattgaatgtagatgaaatattgagtgttcaatataaaggatcaaatatataaatataaatataaatatataaaggcgacttgagtttcagggctatttcccttcaccatggccggtatgacagactttatatatatataagagatgaaagtagtaattaAAGTTAATCAGGCAGGTCTTCCGCCAGCTGGTTATAGGTGCAGCCTGCACTCTGTATATATTGTAAGCAAGGGAGTGAAACCCTAACATCCTCCAATAGACGACGGTGTCGCGAGAACGACATGGTTTCGGACTATTTCTGTCTATTCTCAGTCGCGAACACACGACGGCTAGAGAGATGGTAAGAGTCCGCTCAAGCTCGCAATATTTAGAAAGCAAAGCGACCATCGGTCACTAATTTGCAATCATATCGTCTGCTCGAGGATGGTAAGGATTCGATTCcctgtttataatatatacagggtgcacgCCGCACCTATAACCAGCCGGCGGAAGATCTTCCCAGGATTAAAACGGTAGTAACATCGAACAGAAATATTGTTGTGGTGATTcactttacttatatatatatgtgtgtgtgtgtgtgtgtgtgtgtgtgcatgcgtacgtgtgtgtgtgtgtgtgtgtgtgtgtgtgtgtgtgtgtgcccgtgtatgtgcgcatgtatgtgtatgtgtgcttgcgtttgtcccctaccatcgcttgacaacctgtgtccgtgtgtttacatcaccgtagatgagcagttcggtaaaagagaccgatagaataagtaccagacttaataagaaaaggcaaaaaaatgAACTGGGCTCGATTCAGTCGTTAAAgcattcttctatctatctatctatctatctatctatctatctatctatctatcNNNNNNNNNNNNNNNNNNNNNNNNNNNNNNNNNNNNNNNNNNNNNNNNNNNNNNNNNNNNNNNNNNNNNNNNNNNNNNNNNNNNNNNNNNNNNNNNNNNNNNNNNNNNNNNNNNNNNNNNNNNNNNNNNNNNNNNNNNNNNNNNNNNNNNNNNNNNNNNNNNNNNNNNNNNNNNNNNNNNNNNNNNNNNNNNNNNNNNNNtatctgtctgtctatctgtctgtctgtctgtctgtcgtctgtttgtctgtctgtctatctctctctctgtctatctatgtgtgtgtgtgtctgtctatttgtctctctgtctcaatatctctatatatatttgtatgtatgtaagtatgtatgtacgtacgtatgtatgtatgtatgtatgtatgtatgtatgtatgtatgtatgtatgtacatctatgtgtctatctttatatttatccCGCACAAAACGTAACATACATATGAATTCATACATATCAGTATTTTCATTGAATCCGTCTGAAGTGTTTTACTTTCCCCACACCTTCCAATTCCCTATCTCTCCCTTCTGTTACAcgactcctcctcttcctattttttctcctcttgtctctctctctctctctctctcatgcgcacatactctcacacaaacacacacatacacacatatacaaaacaaacgaataaacaaacgcactcacatatacacttaaAAACATCCTCATACATCCGAACTTATATACATAATAACGGAAACTTATATTCGAGTGATGAATTTCCCTTAACGCCGGATGATGTAGGATCGACAAGATTTATATACGTTTGTGGCTGATTAATATATTTagtgtatgtgttaatattaAAGCTGCCTGCATTCAGCTTGACTTCGTTCGAGACGAGATAGCTTAGGCGAGAGAGAGTCAGCGACTACGAAAATGCTGGTGCTCACGTACTTTCTAGTAGCACTTTTCACTTTGATTTTAGCCAAAGATAAATGTGGTCAACACGAATGTGCCGACCAAGCATTTAACCAAAGCTATCACTTTTACTTACAGGGTTGTTTCTGCGATACTCGCTGTGAGGTTTATGGCGACTGCTGTGTTAATTACAACTCAACAGACATATCAACCAGCGATAAATATGGTGAATCTAATTGTGTCGCACTCGATGACGATCATGCGTTGATGATGGTAACGTCTTGTAGCAAAGAGTACTCGCCTGAGTCTGAAATAAGTCAAAACTGCTATACGGACACTGGCCATCCAGCTTGGGGCATTCCCGTAACAAGTATTGAATCCAAGATTGTCtacaaaaatatgttttgtgCTCTTTGTAACAGTGAAAATCACTATACGTTTTGGAACATACGCATAGAATGCCCAGAGGAAATTGACACTAGCAATCTTAGTAAAACTCTTGATGAAAATATGGAAGGATGCAATACAAAAATGGAAAACTTAGAACCTTCTTACGAACATAAATGTAACAGCAGTATAATCTCCAGCTGTCCACAAGGAACAAAAGATGAACAGACTGTGAAAGATTGCCGTAATGGTTACTACGGAGTTGTTTACGATCTTAACGGtacaatgtataaaaatattttttgtttcaattgcAATGTAaataagtcggaagaaatactttGTCACTATGACACAGGACCTACGATAATCGAAATGGAAGCAAGATTATCGTTTTCAGTTCTGCTTAATTTCAATCGAGATGTTACTGTAAACAAGGCAGACCACCTGGTACGGATGAATCCTTGTAAAGAAGGGTACATATATACTAACGGAGAGTGTCGAAAGAAACTGCAAGTGGAAAAAAGCGGTCCGAAGTGTACGCAGGTAAAACTTAACAACCATGAATTTGTATTCTTAGCAAATGGAACACTTTACCATAATTCAACAAAGACATTTCAC
This DNA window, taken from Octopus bimaculoides isolate UCB-OBI-ISO-001 chromosome 9, ASM119413v2, whole genome shotgun sequence, encodes the following:
- the LOC106868259 gene encoding probable G-protein coupled receptor Mth-like 3 — encoded protein: MLVLTYFLVALFTLILAKDKCGQHECADQAFNQSYHFYLQGCFCDTRCEVYGDCCVNYNSTDISTSDKYGESNCVALDDDHALMMVTSCSKEYSPESEISQNCYTDTGHPAWGIPVTSIESKIVYKNMFCALCNSENHYTFWNIRIECPEEIDTSNLSKTLDENMEGCNTKMENLEPSYEHKCNSSIISSCPQGTKDEQTVKDCRNGYYGVVYDLNGTMYKNIFCFNCNVNKSEEILCHYDTGPTIIEMEARLSFSVLLNFNRDVTVNKADHLVRMNPCKEGYIYTNGECRKKLQVEKSGPKCTQVKLNNHEFVFLANGTLYHNSTKTFHGKEYYSINDTSRMDVYICMDRILNKDVQRIPLTTSETEIQLTYVCSVISMIALAILIAKFLYFRNIRSLSGFIYVSFAITLFIAQLLFVLTPHFSKMVISSCRAVAVVMHYAFLSSFFWLNSITINIWLSVCWTPCQSKKYSEKRSFISYSAFSWLAPILLIVPAILLDKYQPNSIFAPSYGLYEFCWINNGSSIMLFFAGPLALIILINMILYIHTAVTIYKLRKFTQQHSDRNDVVAIFINMKLCLLTGITWSIGYVAIVTHSYHLRVAFIFLNSSFGLWVAMSFLFTRSIFTKMKQKIRTLTETGE